Proteins from one Podarcis raffonei isolate rPodRaf1 chromosome 1, rPodRaf1.pri, whole genome shotgun sequence genomic window:
- the G2E3 gene encoding G2/M phase-specific E3 ubiquitin-protein ligase isoform X1, which yields MLGRLFWSGRASGRVRVRPLYGSRSWKENARMSDNIVGCLQKLTCEFCQRADDRPEKYGERRTYEDYNLTVHYYCVLMSSGIWQRGEDEEGFYGFLPEDIQKEINRAARLKCAICKKRGASIGCVASRCKRSYHFPCGVERGCIFQFRENFPSYCWKHRPTQKRSPTSKGSSQCTICLELVEHAPSYNILASPCCKNAWFHRDCLQCQALSAGVFFFRCPVCNNKEKFQNEMLRMGLHIPEKDASWELEENAYQDLLQCYQHCDINICLCENGRNYNEPDSKWEIKRCQYCGSSGTHLACSSLTSWEQNWECIECRTILAKSTGNCQKWRKRSRSMPEKTDIGDSLLEEPSPKCPRQSPGSHLGFLVRSPKICPNAFTQCSQLDLPSSNNRLISPSSVISPSVRNLTLRKTQLVVQQRKVSNILRELRSQINTKRTRLNINRRNIWDSALKGFQKRSFNPANTIEVKYINCRTKTHMDSSKGDFFLLLIRHLQNSSLFEGDSSKILSFDSQALKDNLYYEAGKMIAVSLVHGGPSPSFFSKTLFDCLVYGTENVKPTIEDVADVTVLQTIEKIKSARTLNSLESAISDCSEYLAIAGCLKPVTALHDKNVLVNEILNYHVIKRTLLPFESFRQGLKTLGVLEKMQMNPDAFCSILCHKPEKLTAKLLGDLFAIHCVPGADKARSLDFWMGYLQETEGGESAVTLEDILVFATGIRDIPPIGFDPEPAVKFLHIKYPVGKRHLNCLELPITKSYEKFKRIMDCTIRSTLRLESEVH from the exons TTGGAAGGAGAACGCTAGGATGAGTGATAACATTGTTGGCTGCCTTCAGAAATTGA CCTGTGAATTTTGTCAACGGGCTGATGACCGTCCTGAAAAGTATGGGGAAAGGAGGACTTACGAGGACTACAATCTCACTGTTCATTATTACTGTGTG TTAATGTCAAGTGGGATTTGGCAGAGAGGTGAAGACGAAGAAGGTTTTTATGGGTTTTTACCTGAGGACATCCAAAAAGAAATTAATCGAGCTGCAAGACTG AAATGTGCTATCTGTAAGAAAAGAGGTGCTTCAATTGGTTGTGTGGCATCCAGATGCAAACGAAGTTACCACTTTCCTTGTGGGGTAGAGAGAGGATGCATTTTCCAATTCAGGGAAAATTTTCC GTCATACTGTTGGAAACACCGACCCACACAAAAACGTTCCCCAACCTCTAAAGGATCATCACAGTGTACCATATGTTTAGAGTTGGTTGAACATGCACCATCGTATAACATTTTGGCAAGTCCGTGCTGCAAAAACGCTTGGTTTCATAGAGACTGTTTGCAG TGTCAAGCGCTAAGTGCAGGGGTATTTTTCTTTAGATGCCCAGTatgtaataataaagaaaaatttcAGAATGAAATGTTGAGAATGGGCTTACATATTCCAGAAAA AGATGCCTCCTGGGAACTGGAAGAGAATGCATACCAGGACCTTCTTCAGTGCTACCAACACTGTGACATCAATATCTGCCTCTGTGAAAATGGAAGAAACTACAATGAGCCTGATAG caAATGGGAAATAAAGCGCTGTCAATATTGTGGTTCGAGTGGAACTCACTTGGCATGTTCCTCACTAACAAGTTGGGAGCAAAATTGGGAATGCATAGAATGTAGAACTATCCTTGCCAAATCAACTG GGAACTGTCAGAAATGGCGAAAGCGTTCTCGGAGTATGCCAGAAAAAACAGATATTGGCGATAGCTTGCTGGAAGAGCCATCACCCAAATGTCCCAGACAGTCTCCTGGATCCCATCTTGGCTTCCTTGTCAG GTCCCCAAAGATATGCCCCAATGCCTTTACTCAGTGTTCACAACTAGATCTCCCCTCTTCGAATAATAGACTGATATCCCCTTCCTCCGTGATTAGTCCTTCCGTGAGGAATCTGACACTAAGAAAAAC GCAACTTGTAGTGCAGCAAAGAAAAGTTTCCAATATTCTGAGGGAATTAAGATCACAAATTAATACCAAACGAACAAGACTGAATATCAATAGACGAAACATCTGGGATAGCGCCTTAAAGGGATTTCAAAAGCGGAGCTTCAATCCTGCCAATACTATTGAAGTAAAGTACATAAACTGCAGGACAAAAACACATATGGATTCATCAAAGGGAGATTTTTTTCTATTACTGATTCGTCACCTTCAGAACTCCTCGCTCTTTGAAGGCGATTCCTCAAAAATATTGTCTTTTGATTCTCAAG CTCTTAAAGATAATTTATACTATGAAGCTGGAAAAATGATAGCAGTTTCTCTGGTTCATGGAGGGCCATCTCCTAGCTTCTTTTCCAAGACCTTGTTTGACTGCCTTGTTTATGGCACAGAGAATGTGAAACCAACTATTGAAGATGTTGCTGATGTGACTGTTCTGCAGACAATAGAGAAG ATAAAATCTGCAAGAACTCTGAACAGCTTAGAATCAGCAATAAGTGATTGCTCTGAATATCTCGCCATTGCTGGATGTTTGAAACCTGTAACAGCTCTACATGATAAGAATGTGTTGGTGAATGAGATATTGAATTACCATGTCATAAAGAGAACACTTTTACCTTTTGAAAG CTTTAGACAAGGTTTGAAAACACTTGGTGTTTTGGAAAAAATGCAGATGAATCCTGATGCATTCTGTAGCATATTATGTCACAAGCCTGAGAAACTTACAGCAAAACTTCTTGGTGATCTCTTTGCTATCCACTGTGTACCAGGAGCAGACAAAGCCAGAAGTCTAGATTTCTGGATGGGTTACTTACAGGAAACAGAAG GTGGTGAGTCAGCAGTAACTCTAGAGGACATCTTAGTGTTTGCAACTGGCATTCGTGATATCCCACCCATTGGCTTTGATCCTGAGCCTGCAGTTAAGTTTCTGCATATAAAATACCCTGTTGGAAAGAGACACCTTAATTGTTTAGAGCTTCCAATAACAAAGTCTTACGAGAAGTTTAAAAGAATTATGGATTGCACCATCAGAAGTACTCTAAGGTTAGAATCAGAAGTGCATTAG
- the G2E3 gene encoding G2/M phase-specific E3 ubiquitin-protein ligase isoform X2, producing the protein MHLDITEKRIFFHESWKENARMSDNIVGCLQKLTCEFCQRADDRPEKYGERRTYEDYNLTVHYYCVLMSSGIWQRGEDEEGFYGFLPEDIQKEINRAARLKCAICKKRGASIGCVASRCKRSYHFPCGVERGCIFQFRENFPSYCWKHRPTQKRSPTSKGSSQCTICLELVEHAPSYNILASPCCKNAWFHRDCLQCQALSAGVFFFRCPVCNNKEKFQNEMLRMGLHIPEKDASWELEENAYQDLLQCYQHCDINICLCENGRNYNEPDSKWEIKRCQYCGSSGTHLACSSLTSWEQNWECIECRTILAKSTGNCQKWRKRSRSMPEKTDIGDSLLEEPSPKCPRQSPGSHLGFLVRSPKICPNAFTQCSQLDLPSSNNRLISPSSVISPSVRNLTLRKTQLVVQQRKVSNILRELRSQINTKRTRLNINRRNIWDSALKGFQKRSFNPANTIEVKYINCRTKTHMDSSKGDFFLLLIRHLQNSSLFEGDSSKILSFDSQALKDNLYYEAGKMIAVSLVHGGPSPSFFSKTLFDCLVYGTENVKPTIEDVADVTVLQTIEKIKSARTLNSLESAISDCSEYLAIAGCLKPVTALHDKNVLVNEILNYHVIKRTLLPFESFRQGLKTLGVLEKMQMNPDAFCSILCHKPEKLTAKLLGDLFAIHCVPGADKARSLDFWMGYLQETEGGESAVTLEDILVFATGIRDIPPIGFDPEPAVKFLHIKYPVGKRHLNCLELPITKSYEKFKRIMDCTIRSTLRLESEVH; encoded by the exons ATGCATTTGGACATTACTGAGAAAAGAATATTTTTTCATGAGAG TTGGAAGGAGAACGCTAGGATGAGTGATAACATTGTTGGCTGCCTTCAGAAATTGA CCTGTGAATTTTGTCAACGGGCTGATGACCGTCCTGAAAAGTATGGGGAAAGGAGGACTTACGAGGACTACAATCTCACTGTTCATTATTACTGTGTG TTAATGTCAAGTGGGATTTGGCAGAGAGGTGAAGACGAAGAAGGTTTTTATGGGTTTTTACCTGAGGACATCCAAAAAGAAATTAATCGAGCTGCAAGACTG AAATGTGCTATCTGTAAGAAAAGAGGTGCTTCAATTGGTTGTGTGGCATCCAGATGCAAACGAAGTTACCACTTTCCTTGTGGGGTAGAGAGAGGATGCATTTTCCAATTCAGGGAAAATTTTCC GTCATACTGTTGGAAACACCGACCCACACAAAAACGTTCCCCAACCTCTAAAGGATCATCACAGTGTACCATATGTTTAGAGTTGGTTGAACATGCACCATCGTATAACATTTTGGCAAGTCCGTGCTGCAAAAACGCTTGGTTTCATAGAGACTGTTTGCAG TGTCAAGCGCTAAGTGCAGGGGTATTTTTCTTTAGATGCCCAGTatgtaataataaagaaaaatttcAGAATGAAATGTTGAGAATGGGCTTACATATTCCAGAAAA AGATGCCTCCTGGGAACTGGAAGAGAATGCATACCAGGACCTTCTTCAGTGCTACCAACACTGTGACATCAATATCTGCCTCTGTGAAAATGGAAGAAACTACAATGAGCCTGATAG caAATGGGAAATAAAGCGCTGTCAATATTGTGGTTCGAGTGGAACTCACTTGGCATGTTCCTCACTAACAAGTTGGGAGCAAAATTGGGAATGCATAGAATGTAGAACTATCCTTGCCAAATCAACTG GGAACTGTCAGAAATGGCGAAAGCGTTCTCGGAGTATGCCAGAAAAAACAGATATTGGCGATAGCTTGCTGGAAGAGCCATCACCCAAATGTCCCAGACAGTCTCCTGGATCCCATCTTGGCTTCCTTGTCAG GTCCCCAAAGATATGCCCCAATGCCTTTACTCAGTGTTCACAACTAGATCTCCCCTCTTCGAATAATAGACTGATATCCCCTTCCTCCGTGATTAGTCCTTCCGTGAGGAATCTGACACTAAGAAAAAC GCAACTTGTAGTGCAGCAAAGAAAAGTTTCCAATATTCTGAGGGAATTAAGATCACAAATTAATACCAAACGAACAAGACTGAATATCAATAGACGAAACATCTGGGATAGCGCCTTAAAGGGATTTCAAAAGCGGAGCTTCAATCCTGCCAATACTATTGAAGTAAAGTACATAAACTGCAGGACAAAAACACATATGGATTCATCAAAGGGAGATTTTTTTCTATTACTGATTCGTCACCTTCAGAACTCCTCGCTCTTTGAAGGCGATTCCTCAAAAATATTGTCTTTTGATTCTCAAG CTCTTAAAGATAATTTATACTATGAAGCTGGAAAAATGATAGCAGTTTCTCTGGTTCATGGAGGGCCATCTCCTAGCTTCTTTTCCAAGACCTTGTTTGACTGCCTTGTTTATGGCACAGAGAATGTGAAACCAACTATTGAAGATGTTGCTGATGTGACTGTTCTGCAGACAATAGAGAAG ATAAAATCTGCAAGAACTCTGAACAGCTTAGAATCAGCAATAAGTGATTGCTCTGAATATCTCGCCATTGCTGGATGTTTGAAACCTGTAACAGCTCTACATGATAAGAATGTGTTGGTGAATGAGATATTGAATTACCATGTCATAAAGAGAACACTTTTACCTTTTGAAAG CTTTAGACAAGGTTTGAAAACACTTGGTGTTTTGGAAAAAATGCAGATGAATCCTGATGCATTCTGTAGCATATTATGTCACAAGCCTGAGAAACTTACAGCAAAACTTCTTGGTGATCTCTTTGCTATCCACTGTGTACCAGGAGCAGACAAAGCCAGAAGTCTAGATTTCTGGATGGGTTACTTACAGGAAACAGAAG GTGGTGAGTCAGCAGTAACTCTAGAGGACATCTTAGTGTTTGCAACTGGCATTCGTGATATCCCACCCATTGGCTTTGATCCTGAGCCTGCAGTTAAGTTTCTGCATATAAAATACCCTGTTGGAAAGAGACACCTTAATTGTTTAGAGCTTCCAATAACAAAGTCTTACGAGAAGTTTAAAAGAATTATGGATTGCACCATCAGAAGTACTCTAAGGTTAGAATCAGAAGTGCATTAG
- the G2E3 gene encoding G2/M phase-specific E3 ubiquitin-protein ligase isoform X3 encodes MSDNIVGCLQKLTCEFCQRADDRPEKYGERRTYEDYNLTVHYYCVLMSSGIWQRGEDEEGFYGFLPEDIQKEINRAARLKCAICKKRGASIGCVASRCKRSYHFPCGVERGCIFQFRENFPSYCWKHRPTQKRSPTSKGSSQCTICLELVEHAPSYNILASPCCKNAWFHRDCLQCQALSAGVFFFRCPVCNNKEKFQNEMLRMGLHIPEKDASWELEENAYQDLLQCYQHCDINICLCENGRNYNEPDSKWEIKRCQYCGSSGTHLACSSLTSWEQNWECIECRTILAKSTGNCQKWRKRSRSMPEKTDIGDSLLEEPSPKCPRQSPGSHLGFLVRSPKICPNAFTQCSQLDLPSSNNRLISPSSVISPSVRNLTLRKTQLVVQQRKVSNILRELRSQINTKRTRLNINRRNIWDSALKGFQKRSFNPANTIEVKYINCRTKTHMDSSKGDFFLLLIRHLQNSSLFEGDSSKILSFDSQALKDNLYYEAGKMIAVSLVHGGPSPSFFSKTLFDCLVYGTENVKPTIEDVADVTVLQTIEKIKSARTLNSLESAISDCSEYLAIAGCLKPVTALHDKNVLVNEILNYHVIKRTLLPFESFRQGLKTLGVLEKMQMNPDAFCSILCHKPEKLTAKLLGDLFAIHCVPGADKARSLDFWMGYLQETEGGESAVTLEDILVFATGIRDIPPIGFDPEPAVKFLHIKYPVGKRHLNCLELPITKSYEKFKRIMDCTIRSTLRLESEVH; translated from the exons ATGAGTGATAACATTGTTGGCTGCCTTCAGAAATTGA CCTGTGAATTTTGTCAACGGGCTGATGACCGTCCTGAAAAGTATGGGGAAAGGAGGACTTACGAGGACTACAATCTCACTGTTCATTATTACTGTGTG TTAATGTCAAGTGGGATTTGGCAGAGAGGTGAAGACGAAGAAGGTTTTTATGGGTTTTTACCTGAGGACATCCAAAAAGAAATTAATCGAGCTGCAAGACTG AAATGTGCTATCTGTAAGAAAAGAGGTGCTTCAATTGGTTGTGTGGCATCCAGATGCAAACGAAGTTACCACTTTCCTTGTGGGGTAGAGAGAGGATGCATTTTCCAATTCAGGGAAAATTTTCC GTCATACTGTTGGAAACACCGACCCACACAAAAACGTTCCCCAACCTCTAAAGGATCATCACAGTGTACCATATGTTTAGAGTTGGTTGAACATGCACCATCGTATAACATTTTGGCAAGTCCGTGCTGCAAAAACGCTTGGTTTCATAGAGACTGTTTGCAG TGTCAAGCGCTAAGTGCAGGGGTATTTTTCTTTAGATGCCCAGTatgtaataataaagaaaaatttcAGAATGAAATGTTGAGAATGGGCTTACATATTCCAGAAAA AGATGCCTCCTGGGAACTGGAAGAGAATGCATACCAGGACCTTCTTCAGTGCTACCAACACTGTGACATCAATATCTGCCTCTGTGAAAATGGAAGAAACTACAATGAGCCTGATAG caAATGGGAAATAAAGCGCTGTCAATATTGTGGTTCGAGTGGAACTCACTTGGCATGTTCCTCACTAACAAGTTGGGAGCAAAATTGGGAATGCATAGAATGTAGAACTATCCTTGCCAAATCAACTG GGAACTGTCAGAAATGGCGAAAGCGTTCTCGGAGTATGCCAGAAAAAACAGATATTGGCGATAGCTTGCTGGAAGAGCCATCACCCAAATGTCCCAGACAGTCTCCTGGATCCCATCTTGGCTTCCTTGTCAG GTCCCCAAAGATATGCCCCAATGCCTTTACTCAGTGTTCACAACTAGATCTCCCCTCTTCGAATAATAGACTGATATCCCCTTCCTCCGTGATTAGTCCTTCCGTGAGGAATCTGACACTAAGAAAAAC GCAACTTGTAGTGCAGCAAAGAAAAGTTTCCAATATTCTGAGGGAATTAAGATCACAAATTAATACCAAACGAACAAGACTGAATATCAATAGACGAAACATCTGGGATAGCGCCTTAAAGGGATTTCAAAAGCGGAGCTTCAATCCTGCCAATACTATTGAAGTAAAGTACATAAACTGCAGGACAAAAACACATATGGATTCATCAAAGGGAGATTTTTTTCTATTACTGATTCGTCACCTTCAGAACTCCTCGCTCTTTGAAGGCGATTCCTCAAAAATATTGTCTTTTGATTCTCAAG CTCTTAAAGATAATTTATACTATGAAGCTGGAAAAATGATAGCAGTTTCTCTGGTTCATGGAGGGCCATCTCCTAGCTTCTTTTCCAAGACCTTGTTTGACTGCCTTGTTTATGGCACAGAGAATGTGAAACCAACTATTGAAGATGTTGCTGATGTGACTGTTCTGCAGACAATAGAGAAG ATAAAATCTGCAAGAACTCTGAACAGCTTAGAATCAGCAATAAGTGATTGCTCTGAATATCTCGCCATTGCTGGATGTTTGAAACCTGTAACAGCTCTACATGATAAGAATGTGTTGGTGAATGAGATATTGAATTACCATGTCATAAAGAGAACACTTTTACCTTTTGAAAG CTTTAGACAAGGTTTGAAAACACTTGGTGTTTTGGAAAAAATGCAGATGAATCCTGATGCATTCTGTAGCATATTATGTCACAAGCCTGAGAAACTTACAGCAAAACTTCTTGGTGATCTCTTTGCTATCCACTGTGTACCAGGAGCAGACAAAGCCAGAAGTCTAGATTTCTGGATGGGTTACTTACAGGAAACAGAAG GTGGTGAGTCAGCAGTAACTCTAGAGGACATCTTAGTGTTTGCAACTGGCATTCGTGATATCCCACCCATTGGCTTTGATCCTGAGCCTGCAGTTAAGTTTCTGCATATAAAATACCCTGTTGGAAAGAGACACCTTAATTGTTTAGAGCTTCCAATAACAAAGTCTTACGAGAAGTTTAAAAGAATTATGGATTGCACCATCAGAAGTACTCTAAGGTTAGAATCAGAAGTGCATTAG